One window from the genome of Magnolia sinica isolate HGM2019 chromosome 4, MsV1, whole genome shotgun sequence encodes:
- the LOC131244009 gene encoding GDSL esterase/lipase WDL1, which yields MVGPQRPLFVLFGSSIVQFSYSNDGWGSILSDLYARKADILFRGYSGWNSRRAVQVLDQIFPKDATVQPSLVIVYFGGNDSMGSHSSGLGPHVPLPEYIENMRKIAIHLKSLSEKTRIIFLTCPPVNEELISQSTSTIFTRLGRTNEACGRYSEACIDMCKEMDLKVIDLWTAVQKRENWRETCFIDGIHFSSEGSNVVVEEILKVLKEAEWEPSLHWKSMPTEFAEDSPYDVIAIDGKTTINISEWAFHRKIQWD from the exons ATGGTGGGACCTCAACGCCCTCTCTTCGTTCTCTTCGGTTCTTCCATCGTCCAGTTTAGTTACAGTAATGATGGATGGGGATCCATTCTCTCTGACCTCTATGCCCGAAAG GCAGACATTTTGTTCCGAGGATATTCTGGGTGGAACTCAAGGCGTGCGGTCCAAGTTCTTGATCAAATCTTCCCAAAG GATGCAACCGTGCAGCCTTCGTTAGTGATAGTTTACTTTGGAGGTAATGATTCAATGGGATCTCATTCGTCTGGCCTAGGTCCTCATGTACCACTTCCAGAATACATTGAAAACATGAGAAAGATAGCAATTCATCTCAAG AGCCTTTCGGAAAAAACCCGAATTATTTTTCTCACCTGTCCTCCTGTCAATGAGGAATTAATTAGCCAATCAACTAG CACTATATTCACTAGGCTGGGACGAACAAATGAGGCCTGTGGAAGATACTCAGAAGCATGTATAGATATGTGCAAGGAGATGGACTTGAAGGTCATTGATCTTTGGACTGCAGTCCAAAAGAGAGAGAACTGGAGAGAGACTTGTTTTAT AGATGGTATTCATTTTTCGTCTGAGGGGAGCAACGTAGTTGTGGAAGAAATACTCAAGGTCCTCAAGGAGGCCGAGTGGGAGCCGTCTTTGCACTGGAAGTCAATGCCAACTGAATTTGCAGAGGATTCACCGTACGATGTTATTGCAATAGATGGAAAGACGACTATCAACATTTCTGAGTGGGCTTTTCACAGGAAGATCCAGTGGGACTGA